In bacterium, one genomic interval encodes:
- a CDS encoding response regulator — MLNHHEILVVDDEENVLSVLSRLLSDEYKVHTATNGKDGLEILEKNPNIALIISDQRMPVMSGTEFLNRSISVNPDCIRIILTGYTDVKDLIESINAGRVFQYVTKPFETDDLRIIVKRSLDFFAQSRALERAHLEIKTAYENLKNAQEQLVRSEKMSMLGKLMSSIAHEIRNPINNISNSTKLISLEWADVKNLFIEVNALTTGQKTAEQFKSAVKDRYNIEEVLQNFETAVGVIKHSCDLVTEIVEDLRGFSRLDDAEFVQTDIHQQIERSLTLLKAKFKHHLEFVKDFGVVSHILGLPGPLSQVLINLINNAAQASPADGKVTIQTRQENTTVRIAITDHGAGIPKDIIGKIFDPGFTTKPESEGTGFGLSISAEIIKKHHGRIEVESAPGMGSTFTVYLPVDPRNVS, encoded by the coding sequence ATGCTGAATCATCACGAAATCCTGGTCGTGGATGATGAAGAAAATGTACTTTCTGTTTTATCGCGTCTTTTGAGTGATGAATATAAAGTGCACACGGCCACCAACGGAAAAGACGGCCTTGAAATCCTTGAGAAAAATCCCAATATCGCGCTGATAATTTCCGATCAACGAATGCCGGTCATGTCCGGAACCGAATTTCTCAACCGCTCCATCAGCGTTAACCCCGACTGCATCCGCATTATTCTCACCGGTTATACCGACGTCAAAGATTTGATCGAATCCATCAATGCGGGGCGCGTATTCCAGTATGTGACCAAACCATTTGAAACCGATGATCTGCGTATTATTGTTAAACGCAGCCTGGATTTCTTCGCCCAAAGCCGGGCTCTCGAACGGGCCCATCTTGAAATCAAGACGGCTTACGAAAACCTGAAAAATGCTCAGGAGCAACTGGTTCGCTCCGAAAAAATGTCCATGTTGGGCAAACTCATGAGCAGCATTGCCCACGAGATCCGCAACCCGATAAACAATATAAGCAATTCGACCAAATTGATTTCGCTGGAATGGGCGGATGTCAAAAACCTTTTTATCGAAGTCAACGCACTCACGACCGGTCAAAAGACAGCCGAACAATTTAAGTCGGCTGTTAAGGATCGATATAACATCGAAGAAGTGTTGCAGAATTTTGAAACGGCAGTCGGTGTGATCAAACACTCGTGTGATCTGGTTACAGAAATTGTCGAAGATTTGCGTGGTTTTTCGCGGCTTGATGACGCCGAATTTGTTCAAACCGATATACACCAGCAGATCGAACGTTCACTCACACTTCTGAAAGCAAAATTCAAACATCACCTCGAATTTGTAAAAGATTTTGGTGTCGTATCACACATTCTGGGATTACCGGGGCCGCTATCCCAAGTATTGATCAATCTTATCAATAATGCGGCACAAGCCTCACCGGCGGACGGCAAAGTCACCATACAAACCCGCCAAGAAAATACCACGGTTCGTATCGCTATCACTGACCATGGCGCAGGTATTCCTAAAGACATCATCGGTAAGATTTTTGATCCAGGATTTACGACCAAACCGGAAAGCGAAGGTACCGGTTTCGGCCTATCTATCTCTGCTGAAATCATCAAAAAGCACCATGGCCGCATCGAAGTAGAATCGGCTCCCGGTATGGGCTCTACATTTACTGTGTATCTGCCCGTTGATCCGCGCAACGTCTCTTAA
- a CDS encoding DUF1211 domain-containing protein — protein MLSNQALDPHFRWRGHEVTRVEAFSDAVFAFAMTLLVVSLEVPKNLSQLLETMRGFPAFATCFTILVMLWYWHYKFFRRFGLQDRFTIVWNAALLFVVLFFVYPLKFVMTLVVNMMLGVAYEQPPIAAGQGDDMMYIYNAGYIAVCGIYALLYHHAYRLRARFELNEAEIFIARSERRSYIINIGIALFSTSLLLYGGSAMANWAGLTYWMIGPAMGIHGYRTGKKLHAIQLRMNPNNA, from the coding sequence ATGCTGAGTAATCAAGCGCTTGACCCTCATTTTCGCTGGCGCGGGCATGAAGTCACCCGTGTGGAAGCTTTCAGCGATGCGGTATTTGCTTTTGCAATGACTTTGCTGGTCGTTTCACTTGAAGTACCCAAAAACCTTTCCCAGCTTTTGGAAACCATGCGCGGTTTCCCGGCATTTGCCACGTGTTTTACGATCTTGGTGATGTTATGGTATTGGCATTATAAATTTTTCAGACGTTTCGGTTTACAAGACCGTTTTACAATTGTTTGGAATGCCGCGCTCCTTTTTGTAGTGTTATTCTTTGTTTATCCGCTCAAATTTGTCATGACCCTCGTCGTCAATATGATGTTGGGTGTTGCTTATGAACAACCGCCGATCGCGGCGGGTCAAGGCGACGACATGATGTACATCTACAATGCAGGATACATCGCCGTGTGCGGTATCTATGCCTTGCTGTACCACCATGCGTACCGTCTTCGCGCGCGATTTGAACTTAATGAAGCAGAGATTTTCATTGCCCGTTCCGAACGGCGTTCATATATCATCAATATCGGTATTGCGCTTTTTTCAACCTCTTTACTTTTATACGGCGGCTCCGCTATGGCCAATTGGGCCGGCTTAACGTATTGGATGATCGGACCGGCTATGGGAATTCACGGGTATCGTACCGGAAAAAAATTGCACGCAATCCAGCTTCGAATGAATCCCAACAATGCATAA
- a CDS encoding NUDIX hydrolase, producing the protein MHRNWLISRLNAYHPSDPHESAMRDRMLNFVHTYPDCFERYLSIGHITGSAWIVNPSRDKVLLTHHGKLNRWLQLGGHADGDPHVDRVALREAQEESGVEATTLLSDMPFDLDIHEIPPHKSDAAHLHYDVRFLIEIDDAIPLRISSESKDLAWIALNRIADYTTEESVLRMARKTAVMQNNL; encoded by the coding sequence ATGCATCGCAACTGGTTGATCTCCCGATTAAACGCATACCATCCGAGCGATCCGCACGAATCGGCGATGCGCGATCGTATGTTGAATTTTGTCCACACATACCCCGATTGTTTTGAACGTTATCTGTCCATCGGGCACATTACCGGCAGCGCATGGATCGTCAACCCCTCGCGCGATAAAGTTTTACTGACGCATCACGGCAAACTCAACCGATGGCTGCAATTAGGCGGGCATGCGGATGGCGATCCCCATGTAGATCGCGTGGCCTTGCGCGAAGCGCAGGAAGAATCCGGTGTCGAAGCGACAACGCTTTTGTCCGATATGCCCTTTGATTTGGATATTCACGAAATTCCGCCGCACAAATCGGACGCGGCGCATCTTCATTACGACGTGCGGTTTCTGATCGAAATAGATGATGCCATACCGCTGCGCATTTCTTCCGAGTCCAAAGATTTAGCTTGGATTGCGTTGAATCGCATTGCCGATTATACAACAGAAGAATCCGTACTCCGTATGGCGCGAAAAACTGCCGTAATGCAAAACAATCTTTAA